One window from the genome of Xiphophorus hellerii strain 12219 chromosome 16, Xiphophorus_hellerii-4.1, whole genome shotgun sequence encodes:
- the wipi2 gene encoding WD repeat domain phosphoinositide-interacting protein 2 isoform X2, which produces MNLASLSGDAGGSQLLFANFNQDNTSLAVGTKSGYKFFSLSSVDKLEQIYECTDTEDVCIVERLFSSSLVAIVSLKAPRKLKVCHFKKGTEICNYSYSNTILAVKLNRQRLIVCLEESLYIHNIRDMKVLHTIRETPPNPSGLCALSISNDNCYLAYPGSATIGEVQVFDTVNLRAANMIPAHDSPLAALAFDASGTKLATASEKGTVIRVFSIPEGQKLFEFRRGVKRCVSICSLAFSMEGLYLSASSNTETVHIFKLETQKEKPAEEPTTWGGYLGKVLMASTTYLPSQVTEMFTQGRAFATVRLPFCGHKNICALAVIQKIPRLLVAAADGYLYLYNLDPQEGGECTLMKQHRLDSSAEPPNEILEQGSHDRPLVAQTYSAAVSKGYCEEQGAVGGAGLEEDLNDLRLEEENEQPPLILETD; this is translated from the exons ATGAACCTGGCCAGTCTGAGCGGGGATGCTGGCGGAAGCCAGCTTCTCTTCGCCAACTTTAACCAGGACAACAC GTCTTTGGCTGTTGGCACCAAATCAGGATACAAGTTTTTCTCCTTGTCGTCTGTGGACAAATTGGAGCAGATATATGAATGTA CTGACACAGAGGATGTGTGCATCGTGGAGCGCCTGTTCTCCAGCAGCCTGGTGGCCATCGTGAGCCTGAAGGCACCCAGGAAGCTCAAAGTCTGTCACTTCAAGAAGGGAACTGAGATCTGCAACTACTCTTATTCAAACACCATACTGGCTGTGAAACTGAACAGACAG AGGCTGATTGTGTGTCTGGAAGAGTCGCTTTACATTCACAACATCAGAGACATGAAAGTGCTGCACACCATCAGAGAGACTCCACCCAACCCGTCAG GACTGTGTGCTCTCTCCATCAGCAACGATAACTGTTACTTGGCGTATCCGGGCAGCGCCACGATAGGGGAGGTCCAGGTGTTCGACACGGTCAACCTG aGGGCAGCCAACATGATTCCGGCTCACGACAGCCCCTTAGCGGCGTTGGCGTTCGATGCCAGCGGCACCAAGCTGGCCACGGCTTCAGAGAAG GGCACGGTCATCCGCGTCTTCTCCATCCCAGAGGGACAGAAGCTCTTTGAGTTCCGGCGAGGCGTCAAGAG GTGTGTGAGCATCTGCTCGCTGGCGTTCAGCATGGAAGGCCTGTATCTTTCTGCCTCAAGCAACACAGAGACGGTCCACATTTTCAAATTGGAGACGCAGAAGGAGAA GCCGGCTGAGGAGCCGACGACATGGGGGGGTTACTTGGGGAAGGTGCTGATGGCGTCCACCACCTACCTGCCTTCACAGGTCACAGAAATGTTCACCCAGGGACGAGCTTTCGCCACCGTACGCCTGCCCTTCTGCggacacaaaaacatctgcGCCTTAGCTGT GATTCAGAAGATTCCCAGGCTGCTGGTGGCAGCGGCCGACGGATATTTGTACCTGTACAACTTGGACCCTCAGGAGGGGGGGGAATGCACGCTCATGAAGCAGCACAG ACTTGACAGCAGTGCCGAACCTCCCAATGAGATCCTGGAACAGGGCTCACATGATCGCCCCCTTGTGGCCCAAACCTACAGTGCTGCTGTCAGTAAAG GTTACTGCGAAGAGCAGGGCGCGGTGGGAGGGGCGGGGCTCGAGGAGGACCTGAACGACTTGCGCCTGGAGGAGGAGAACGAGCAGCCGCCGCTCATCCTGGAAACCGACTGA
- the mmd2a gene encoding monocyte to macrophage differentiation factor 2a produces the protein MDFKKTKFGRYMNCRVPTNKRYQPTEYEHAANCITHAFWILPSMVGGSALYFLSVDKWHRVAALLYGSGLTGLFLTSTLFHTAAWKISHLRKVEERFHMCDRMAIYFFIAASYSPWLMLRELGPWTYHMRWLIWVMACVGSTYVFFFHERYKLGELLGYVTMGAVPALVILSMVDSAGVCELALGGVFYVVGVAFFKSDGLVPFAHAIWHLFVAVGAGVHYYAIWRYLYVAGPQPQTSR, from the exons ATGGACTTCAAGAAGACCAAATTTGGAAG GTACATGAACTGCAGGGTGCCGACCAACAAGCGATACCAGCCCACAGAGTACGAGCACGCAGCCAACTGTATCACACACGCG ttttggattCTTCCCAGCATGGTAGGCGGGTCTGCGCTTTACTTCCTGTCTGTGGACAAATGGCACCGGGTCGCCGCCTTGCTCTATGGGAGCGGTCTCACTGGCCTCTTCCTCACCTCGACGCTCTTCCACACGGCCGCCTGGAAGATCAGCCATCTCCG GAAGGTGGAGGAACGTTTCCACATGTGTGACCGGATGGCCATCTACTTCTTCATCGCTGCCTCCTATTCTCCCTG GTTGATGCTGAGGGAGCTGGGACCCTGGACGTACCACATGCGCTGGCTGATCTGGGTCATGGCTTGCGTTGGGTCCACGTACGTCTTTTTTTTCCACGAGAG GTACAAACTGGGAGAGTTGCTGGGATATGTGACAATGGGGGCTGTTCCTGCGTTGGTCATTCTGTCCATG GTGGACAGCGCAGGTGTGTGCGAGCTGGCTCTGGGAGGCGTCTTCTatgtggtgggcgtggccttCTTCAAGAGCGATGGGCTCGTCCCATTCGCCCACGCCATATGGCATCTTTTCGTTGCGGTCGGAGCGGGCGTTCATTACTACGCCATCTGGAGGTACCTGTACGTGGCGGGACCACAGCCGCAGACGTCCAGGTGA
- the wipi2 gene encoding WD repeat domain phosphoinositide-interacting protein 2 isoform X1 translates to MNLASLSGDAGGSQLLFANFNQDNTSLAVGTKSGYKFFSLSSVDKLEQIYECTDTEDVCIVERLFSSSLVAIVSLKAPRKLKVCHFKKGTEICNYSYSNTILAVKLNRQRLIVCLEESLYIHNIRDMKVLHTIRETPPNPSGLCALSISNDNCYLAYPGSATIGEVQVFDTVNLRAANMIPAHDSPLAALAFDASGTKLATASEKGTVIRVFSIPEGQKLFEFRRGVKRCVSICSLAFSMEGLYLSASSNTETVHIFKLETQKEKYVPAEEPTTWGGYLGKVLMASTTYLPSQVTEMFTQGRAFATVRLPFCGHKNICALAVIQKIPRLLVAAADGYLYLYNLDPQEGGECTLMKQHRLDSSAEPPNEILEQGSHDRPLVAQTYSAAVSKGYCEEQGAVGGAGLEEDLNDLRLEEENEQPPLILETD, encoded by the exons ATGAACCTGGCCAGTCTGAGCGGGGATGCTGGCGGAAGCCAGCTTCTCTTCGCCAACTTTAACCAGGACAACAC GTCTTTGGCTGTTGGCACCAAATCAGGATACAAGTTTTTCTCCTTGTCGTCTGTGGACAAATTGGAGCAGATATATGAATGTA CTGACACAGAGGATGTGTGCATCGTGGAGCGCCTGTTCTCCAGCAGCCTGGTGGCCATCGTGAGCCTGAAGGCACCCAGGAAGCTCAAAGTCTGTCACTTCAAGAAGGGAACTGAGATCTGCAACTACTCTTATTCAAACACCATACTGGCTGTGAAACTGAACAGACAG AGGCTGATTGTGTGTCTGGAAGAGTCGCTTTACATTCACAACATCAGAGACATGAAAGTGCTGCACACCATCAGAGAGACTCCACCCAACCCGTCAG GACTGTGTGCTCTCTCCATCAGCAACGATAACTGTTACTTGGCGTATCCGGGCAGCGCCACGATAGGGGAGGTCCAGGTGTTCGACACGGTCAACCTG aGGGCAGCCAACATGATTCCGGCTCACGACAGCCCCTTAGCGGCGTTGGCGTTCGATGCCAGCGGCACCAAGCTGGCCACGGCTTCAGAGAAG GGCACGGTCATCCGCGTCTTCTCCATCCCAGAGGGACAGAAGCTCTTTGAGTTCCGGCGAGGCGTCAAGAG GTGTGTGAGCATCTGCTCGCTGGCGTTCAGCATGGAAGGCCTGTATCTTTCTGCCTCAAGCAACACAGAGACGGTCCACATTTTCAAATTGGAGACGCAGAAGGAGAAGTATGT GCCGGCTGAGGAGCCGACGACATGGGGGGGTTACTTGGGGAAGGTGCTGATGGCGTCCACCACCTACCTGCCTTCACAGGTCACAGAAATGTTCACCCAGGGACGAGCTTTCGCCACCGTACGCCTGCCCTTCTGCggacacaaaaacatctgcGCCTTAGCTGT GATTCAGAAGATTCCCAGGCTGCTGGTGGCAGCGGCCGACGGATATTTGTACCTGTACAACTTGGACCCTCAGGAGGGGGGGGAATGCACGCTCATGAAGCAGCACAG ACTTGACAGCAGTGCCGAACCTCCCAATGAGATCCTGGAACAGGGCTCACATGATCGCCCCCTTGTGGCCCAAACCTACAGTGCTGCTGTCAGTAAAG GTTACTGCGAAGAGCAGGGCGCGGTGGGAGGGGCGGGGCTCGAGGAGGACCTGAACGACTTGCGCCTGGAGGAGGAGAACGAGCAGCCGCCGCTCATCCTGGAAACCGACTGA